From a single Phragmites australis chromosome 7, lpPhrAust1.1, whole genome shotgun sequence genomic region:
- the LOC133925041 gene encoding ABC transporter I family member 1-like has product MPPVRPPPPPRLLLNNVSCMRNAQTVLRDINLSVHDGTALVLTGANGSGKTTLLRMLAGFSRPSAGEILWNGHDVTSPGVFQQYKLQLNWMSLKDAVKEKLTVLENVQWFELLEGKDGARSAPAIELMGLGRLMNEKARMLSMGQRKRLQVARLLAIDRPIWLLDEPSVALDAEGVKLLEYIIAEHRKKGGIVFVATHLHIEIEDAMSLRLPQRFPRRKTLVDLVR; this is encoded by the coding sequence ATGCCGCCGgtgaggccgccgccgccgccgcgtctcCTCCTCAACAACGTCTCGTGCATGCGGAACGCGCAGACGGTGCTCCGTGACATCAACTTGAGTGTCCACGACGGCACCGCGCTGGTGCTCACGGGCGCCAACGGCTCCGGCAAGACCACCCTCCTCCGCATGCTCGCGGGGTTCTCGCGCCCCTCCGCTGGGGAGATCCTCTGGAACGGCCATGACGTCACCTCCCCCGGCGTGTTCCAGCAGTACAAGCTGCAACTCAACTGGATGTCGCTCAAGGACGCCGTCAAGGAGAAGCTCACGGTCCTCGAGAACGTGCAGTGGTTCGAGCTCCTCGAGGGGAAGGACGGCGCCAGGTCGGCTCCCGCCATCGAGCTCATGGGGCTCGGCAGGCTCATGAACGAGAAGGCCAGGATGCTCTCCATGGGTCAGAGGAAGAGGCTGCAGGTCGCCAGGCTGCTCGCCATCGACCGACCGATCTGGCTGCTCGATGAGCCGTCCGTCGCGCTGGATGCGGAGGGGGTTAAGCTGCTGGAATACATCATAGCAGAGCACCGGAAGAAGGGTGGGATCGTCTTCGTTGCCACGCATTTGCATATCGAGATTGAGGATGCTATGTCGCTTCGGCTGCCACAGAGGTTCCCCCGGAGGAAGACACTGGTTGATCTTGTGCGTTGA